One genomic window of Bombus fervidus isolate BK054 chromosome 14, iyBomFerv1, whole genome shotgun sequence includes the following:
- the Stt3a gene encoding catalytic subunit 3A of the oligosaccharyltransferase complex produces the protein MVTLMKTRGLRMSAQKQETLLKLTALSLAAILSFATRLFSVLRFESVIHEFDPYFNYRTTKYLAENGFYSFHNWFDDRVWYPLGRIIGGTIYPGLMITSAALYRLSWLLNITLDIRTICVFLAPLFSSLTTIITYLLTKELKDSASGLFAAAMIAIVPGYISRSVAGSYDNEGIAIFCMLFTYYMWIKAVKTGAICWATCAALAYFYMVSSWGGYVFLINLIPLHVLTLMVTGRFSHRIYIAYSIVYCLGTILSMQISFVGFQPVQSSEHMLALGVFGLCQIHALVDYLRSKMSQDDFEILFRGLVISVVTISFVLGVILTITGKISPWTGRFYSLLDPSYAKNHIPIIASVSEHQPTSWSSFYFDLQILVFLFPSGLYFCFSKLTDSNIFLILYGVTSLYFAGVMVRLMLVLAPVMCILGGIGASSLLVTYMKQVERGKVTDKKSKKFESNYILRSEIATLFITVMCILFFSYTIHCTWVTAEAYSSPSIVLSARSPDGGRMIFDDFREAYYWLRMNTPENAKVMSWWDYGYQITAMANRTILVDNNTWNNTHISRVGQAMASSEEKAYEIMRELDVNYVLVIFGGLTGYSSDDINKFLWMVRIGGSTEKGKSITEWDYYNSAGEFRVDKEGSPILLNCLMYKMCYYRFGQVYTEGGKPSGYDRVRNMEIGNKDFELDMLEEAYTTEHWLVRIYKVKDLRNRGI, from the exons ATGGTTACATTGATGAAGACAAGAGGTTTACGTATGTCTGCACAGAAGCAAGAGACTCTTTTGAAATTGACTGCGTTATCTCTTGCAGCAATTTTAT CTTTCGCAACAAGATTGTTCTCTGTCTTAAGATTCGAGAGTGTTATCCATGAATTTGAtccatattttaattatcgcaCAACAAAGTATTTAGCAGAAAATGGGTTTTATAGTTTTCATAATTGGTTTGATGATCGTGTTTGGTATCCTCTTGGGAGGATAATTGGAG GAACAATATATCCAGGATTAATGATAACATCAGCAGCATTATATCGTCTTTCAtggttattaaatattaccttAGATATACGTACTATTTGTGTCTTCCTAGCTCCATTATTTTCTAGTTTGACAACAATTATTACTTACTTACTTACCAAAGAATtgaag GATTCTGCATCAGGATTGTTTGCTGCAGCTATGATAGCAATTGTACCTGGTTATATATCACGATCAGTGGCAGGATCTTATGATAATGAAGGCATAGCTATTTTTTGTatgttatttacatattacatgTGGATCAAAGCAGTTAAAACTGGAGCAATTTGTTGGGCAACATGTGCTGCTcttgcatatttttatatggtGTCTTCTTGGGGTGGCTATGTATTCCTAATTAATCTAATTCCTTTACATGTATTAACTTTAATGGTGACTGGCAGGTTTTCTCATAGAATATACATTGCATACAGTATTGTATATTGTTTGGGAACAATTTTATCTATGCAAATATCTTTTGTTGGTTTTCAACCTGTTCAGAGCTCTGAACACATGCtt gCATTGGGAGTTTTTGGACTTTGTCAGATTCACGCTCTAGTTGATTATCTGCGTAGTAAAATGTCACAAGATgactttgaaatattattccgTGGTCTTGTCATTTCTGTAGTTACTATTTCATTTGTATTAGGTGTTATCTTAACTATTACAG GAAAAATATCTCCATGGACTGGTCGCTTTTATTCTCTTTTGGACCCGTCCTATGCAAAGAATCACATACCAATAATTGCGTCTGTTTCGGAACATCAACCAACATCATGGAGCTCTTTTTACTTCGATCTTCAGATTTTAGTATTTCTATTTCCCTCGGGTCTATACTTCTGTTTTTCAAAGTTAAcagattcaaatattttcctcATCTTGTATGGAGTTACAAGTCTATATTTTGCT GGTGTAATGGTTCGATTAATGTTGGTTCTGGCTCCAGTAATGTGTATTCTGGGTGGCATTGGAGCTTCCTCTTTACTTGTCACTTATATGAAACAagtagaaagaggaaaagttaCAGATAAAAAGTCGAAAAAGTTTGAAAGTAATTATATACTCAGAAGTGAG ATTGCCACACTCTTTATAACAGTAATGTgtattctcttcttttcgtATACCATCCACTGTACGTGGGTTACAGCAGAAGCTTATAGTTCGCCTAGTATTGTGTTATCGGCGCGTTCTCCAGATGGTGGTCGCATGATCTTTGATGATTTTAGAGAAGCGTATTATTGGTTACGGATGAATACGCCAGAA AATGCCAAAGTAATGTCTTGGTGGGATTATGGATACCAGATCACGGCGATGGCAAATCGTACCATTTTAGTAGACAACAATACATGGAACAATACTCACATATCAAGAGTCGGCCAAGCAATGGCAAGCTCTGAGGAAAAAGCTTACGAAATAATGAGAGAACTAGATGTTAATTATGTTCTTGTTATTTTTGGTGGACTTACAGGCTACTCGTCGGATg ACATTAATAAGTTCCTATGGATGGTGCGTATTGGCGGAAGCactgaaaaaggaaaatctaTAACAGAGTGGGATTATTATAACTCTGCAGGAGAATTCCGAGTTGACAAAGAAGGTTCTCCAATTTTGCTCAATTGTCTTATGTATAAAATGTGTTATTACAGATTCGGTCAAGTTTATACAGAAGGGG GCAAACCCTCTGGATATGATAGAGTTAGGAACATGGAAATTGGTAATAAAGACTTTGAACTAGACATGTTAGAAGAAGCTTACACTACAGAACATTGGCTTGTACGAATTTATAAAGTGAAAGATTTAAGAAACAgaggaatttaa